A DNA window from Oryzias latipes chromosome 5, ASM223467v1 contains the following coding sequences:
- the edem1 gene encoding ER degradation-enhancing alpha-mannosidase-like protein 1, with amino-acid sequence MRWRSLVIGLVVLRLSVSCVLWLAFGLGPNLSLGFNFHLNFNLHKLDLLFREETPTESSKGSSWSQRIHGPKYEETAATCAKAGEEPPKKKKKSSYLRLFDGSEDEYARRYSSFPDALKSQMKEMAREMFYFGYDNYMKYAFPEDELNPIDCKGRGPDALNPSNININDVLGNYSLTLIDTLDTLLVLGNVSEFQRAVKLVIETVSFDKDSTVQVFEANIRILGSLISAHILLTDPKQPFGKVNFEGYENELLHLAHDLAVRLLPAFEHTDTGIPYPRVNLKTGVPLDSINETCTAGAGSLLVEFGILSRLIGDSTFEWVARRAVRALWRLRSNETGLLGNVINIQTGQWVGKQSGLGAGMDSFYEYLLKSYILFGEEEDNQMFQAAYESIQNHLRRGRDLCNEGEGDPPLYVNVNMNSGEIINTWIDSLQAFFPGLQVLNGDVDNAICLHAFYYAIWKRFGALPERYNWQLQAPDVHFYPLRPELVESTYLLYQATKNPFYLHVGMDILQSLEQTTKVRCGYATLHHVVEKSKEDRMESFFLSETCKYLYLLFDENNPLHKSGHKYIFTTEGHIVPIDKRFREKQWDDLFPCEEGTPSETESNNPSHPSNTSNCNRIPVEQRFALPLKSVYMKQIDHMVGLF; translated from the exons ATGCGATGGAGGTCGCTAGTAATTGGTTTGGTCGTGTTGAGACTTTCTGTCAGCTGCGTCCTGTGGCTAGCTTTCGGTTTGGGACCGAACCTTAGCTTGGGTTTCAACttccatttgaattttaatttacaCAAACTAGACTTGCTGTTCAGAGAGGAAACCCCCACTGAGTCCTCCAAGGGTAGCTCTTGGTCTCAACGAATCCACGGCCCTAAGTATGAGGAGACGGCGGCCACCTGCGCCAAGGCTGGCGAGGAGCCccccaagaagaagaagaagtcctCCTACCTTCGACTGTTCGATGGCAGCGAGGACGAGTACGCCCGGAGATACAGCTCCTTCCCGGACGCGCTCAAAAGCCAAATGAAAGAAATGGCcagagaaatgttttatttcggATACGACAATTACATGAAATATGCCTTTCCAGAGGACGAGCTGAATCCGATTGACTGTAAAGGGAGAGGTCCAGACGCGCTAAACCC atccAACATCAACATAAACGATGTTTTGGGGAATTATTCTCTTACCCTCATCGACACATTGGACACCCTCCTG GTGCTGGGGAATGTGTCGGAGTTCCAGAGAGCCGTCAAACTGGTTATAGAGACGGTGTCATTTGACAAAGACTCTACAGTGCAAGTTTTTGAGGCAAACATCAG GATTTTGGGAAGCCTCATCTCAGCACACATTCTCCTGACTGACCCAAAGCAGCCATTTGGGAAAGTGAACTTTGAAGGTTATGAAAATGAGCTCTTGCATTTGGCCCATGACCTGGCTGTCCGCCTGCTACCTGCCTTTGAGCACACTGACACAGGCATTCCCTACCCCAGG GTCAACCTGAAGACTGGCGTTCCTCTCGACAGCATCAATGAGACCTGCACAGCAGGAGCTGGGTCTCTGCTGGTGGAATTTGGGATTCTGAGCCGTTTGATTGGAGACTCGACGTTCGAATGGGTAGCGCGGCGAGCTGTCAGAGCTCTGTGGAGACTAAGAAGCAACGAAACGGGTCTGTTGG gAAATGTTATTAATATCCAAACGGGCCAGTGGGTTGGAAAGCAGAGTGGTCTTGGGGCTGGCATGGACTCCTTCTATGAGTACTTGCTGAAGTCATACATCCTTTTTGGTGAGGAGGAAGACAACCAGATGTTTCAAGCTGCTTATGAAAGTATCCAGAACCACTTGAGAAGAGG GCGAGATTTGTGCAATGAGGGAGAGGGAGACCCACCTCTCTACGTCAACGTGAACATGAACAGCGGGGAAATAATCAACACCTGGATCGATTCCCTTCAAGCCTTTTTCCCTGGACTTCAG GTGCTGAACGGAGATGTTGATAATGCCATTTGCCTGCACGCGTTTTACTACGCCATCTGGAAGCGGTTTGGAGCTCTGCCGGAGAGGTATAACTGGCAATTGCAGGCTCCTGACGTGCACTTCTACCCTTTGAGGCCAGAGCTGGTGGAGTCGACCTACCTGCTGTACCAG GCAACCAAAAACCCTTTCTATTTGCACGTTGGAATGGATATTCTTCAGAGCCTGGAACAAACCACCAAAGTCCG ATGTGGATATGCAACTCTTCACCACGTGGTGGAGAAATCCAAAGAAGATCGCATGGAGAGCTTTTTCCTCAGTGAGACCTGCAAATACCTTTACCTG CTTTTTGATGAGAACAACCCACTTCACAAATCTGGCCACAAGTACATCTTTACCACTGAGGGTCACATTGTGCCTATAGACAAGCGCTTCAGGGAAAAGCAGTGGGACGACCTGTTTCCATGCGAGGAGGGAACACCGTCAGAAACGGAGTCAAACAACCCATCGCATCCCAGTAACACCAGCAAC TGTAACAGGATTCCAGTGGAGCAGCGGTTTGCTCTGCCGCTAAAAAGCGTCTATATGAAGCAGATCGACCACATGGTGGGACTTTTTTGA
- the LOC101158659 gene encoding guanine nucleotide-binding protein G(t) subunit alpha, which translates to MGAGASAEEKRSKELEKKLKEDADKDARTVKLLLLGAGESGKSTIVKQMKIIHKDGYSLEECLEFITIIYSNTLQSIMAIVKAMNTFNMNYGHPDQQDDARKLMHLADTIEEGTMPKEMSDIILRLWKDSGIQACFDRASEYQLNDSAGYYLNDLERLVQPGYVPTEQDVLRSRVKTTGIIETTFGLKDLNFRMFDVGGQRSERKKWIHCFEGVTCIIFIAALSAYDMVLVEDDEVNRMHESLHLFNSICNHRYFATTSIVLFLNKKDVFTEKIKKAHLSMCFPEYDGPNTYEDAGNYIKMQFLDLNMRRDVKEVYSHMTCATDTENVKFVFDAVTDIIIKENLKDCGLF; encoded by the exons GTGCTGGAGAATCAGGCAAAAGCACCATTGTCAAACAGATGAA AATTATCCACAAAGATGGTTACTCGCTTGAAGAGTGCTTGGAGTTCATTACTATCATCTACAGCAACACGCTGCAGTCTATCATGGCCATTGTGAAAGCCATGAACACATTCAATATGAACTATGGACACCCTGATCAGCAG GATGATGCCAGGAAGCTGATGCATCTTGCTGACACTATTGAGGAAGGCACCATGCCCAAGGAAATGTCAGACATTATCTTGCGTTTGTGGAAAGACTCTGGCATCCAGGCCTGCTTCGATAGGGCCTCAGAGTACCAACTCAATGACTCTGCTGGATA CTACCTGAATGATCTGGAGCGACTGGTCCAACCAGGCTATGTGCCCACTGAGCAGGATGTGCTGAGATCAAGAGTGAAGACCACTGGTATCATTGAGACTACGTTCGGCCTCAAAGATCTCAATTTCAG GATGTTTGATGTGGGTGGCCAGAGGTCAGAGAGAAAGAAGTGGATTCATTGTTTTGAAGGTGTGACCTGCATCATCTTCATCGCTGCTTTGAGCGCCTACGACATGGTGCTGGTGGAAGACGATGAAGTG AATCGAATGCATGAGAGCCTGCACTTGTTCAACAGTATCTGCAATCACCGCTACTTTGCAACCACCTCCATCGTACTTTTCCTCAACAAGAAAGATGTGTTTACTGAGAAGATCAAGAAAGCCCATCTGAGCATGTGTTTCCCAGAGTATGATG GCCCCAACACTTACGAGGATGCTGGGAACTACATTAAGATGCAGTTCTTGGACCTGAACATGCGCAGGGACGTCAAAGAAGTTTACTCCCACATGACGTGTGCCACAGACACAGAGAACGTCAAGTTTGTGTTTGATGCCGTAACCGACATCATCATCAAGGAAAATCTGAAAGATTGTGGTCTCTTCTAA